The Eriocheir sinensis breed Jianghai 21 chromosome 58, ASM2467909v1, whole genome shotgun sequence sequence gtgtgtgtgtgtgtgtgtgtgtgttctcaccgCCCAGACTTTAATGACTTAAAGGGGATGATATAATGAGACTTGGAGTTAAGTTCATACCTTGGACGAGTAACAGATGTTGATAATTATGTATGAACGCCCGCTCACGTGGAGGGGCAGGGCAGGAGTGTGTGCTCCCGCCGCCCATACATTACTCAATGGGAAGAAATAATTTGATGGAAGTTGTAGTTTAATTCAGCTTACAGCTAGAGGCGATAATTCATGAAGCCATTCATGTCGACATTCAAGAAAATGACAAGTGTGTGTGTTCTCACCATTTCCATATAGATGATTTAGAATAAGATTACTTTATGAAAAGTTGGGTTGAATATACGTTAGATTTGGCACAGGCGGTAAATGAGGCTGTCCCTTCCCGTGCTTAAAGGCTTgggtatatgtatttatatatatatatatatatatatatatatatatatatatatatatatatatatatatatatatatatatatatatatatatatatatatatatatatatatatatatatatatatatattataaaccaAATGTATGTAATGAAACAAAGTGAGTTTTTACGATGGCAAAATCTTTAACAAAGTGCAGGAATAATTTTCAGTGAATAGGAGCTTGCCAGAGGCTCACCTACTTACCTGCGTGTTTTACCAGTTTTCCACACGTTTATGAATAACCAGAAATAGCGAGTAATGAGGTTTATGCTTGGTTTTGGTGACTGAGGTGGTGGAGCTGGTACAGATTGCCACCATAACCATACTGCTACTGTTTTGTCATTCTAAAATTTACAACACAATATCACCGTTTCTAAAGTTTATCAATCCATCAATATCAAAAGGAACAATAGCTTAACAACCATATGCGAGTCAGTGGAGCCTGCATCCTGGAcattattatgtttattatttatcattattatcattactttgcCACTTTTTTTCGTGAGGTCCGTGACTGAAGAGCTATTGCAGAATATGCTTAACAGgattacatttatattttttacagcacagagagcaactcaagggcaacaaaaaaaaaagatgtagaaaaaaaagcccgctcactGTTGCTCCCATATAgtgaaaagtatagagtggccaaaagagaggtcaatttcggattgAGAAGTGTCTTGAGacacttcttgaaagagatcaagtcataggcaggaggaaatacagaaggaaggctgttccagagtttacctgtgaAGGGGATGAgaaaatggagatgctggttaactattgcataaggggttgggacagtatagggatgagattaagtagaaagtcgtgtgcagcggggccgcgggagggggagagacatgcagttagcaagttcagaagagcattcagcatgaaaatatcgctagaagatagaaagagaggcaacatggcggcgaaatttaagaggtagaagattattagtaagaggaggagagctgatgagacgaagagccttagagtcCACtccgtccaagagagctgtgtgagtggaggcccccccacacgtgagatgcatactccatacgaaggcggacaaggcccctgtaaatggatagcaactgtgtgtgggggagaagaactggcggagacgttgCTGGCCCATGCATTTCTAAAAGCAAAAGAtaagtttggaagaaaaaacatTGATGAATGAGTAGCAAGAGTCCTTTACAGTTACTTATGAATTACGAAACAATAATACTCCAATGAATAAGGACTATGTGTGCCAGCTGGGACGCTACAACCATCCGCTCCCCCTCCCCATAAACCCATACTAGACTGAAACTTGATTTGCACCAATAATGCCGGTAATTTAAACATCAAGTGTGACACACCCCGGAGAATTAAGGAATAATGTATGAAGAAATCGAAGCCCACGCTGAAGAGATgacttgttatctctctctctctctctctctctctctctctctctctctctctctctctctctctctctctctctctctctctctctctctctctctctctctctctctctctctctctctctctctctctctctctctctctctctctttgtgtgtgtgtgtgtgtatgttttcatAACAGTACTTAGTTATAGGTATGTTAATTAGGAGTACAAGTTAGTAGGGTCAGGAATTAAGCCTATCTCACAAATGAGTGATAAAAACAATTTACTGTACTAATAAGTAAAGACACAGGCGTGGAATTGGAGTCAGACGTGCATATTATATACGAATGTTCCATATACGTTAACTTGGTGAGAAAGGAAGTAACAGAAATAACTAATGTTTCAATAACTGAGAAGAGAATATTCCTGACTCAATATAGGAGCGCATTCAGGCGGGCACATCATTAATATTCCCTCATATATACATACGTACGTGCAGTAAATAGGAGTGAAAGTAACTGGGATAATATCATAAATAGTGGATGAGCAGGAGGAGTAATTTATGCATAATGAGTGACGAGAGTATCATATGAATGGACTCAGGTTGGCacggtgaaggggggggaggggggtcagccGTGCATGTTATAATCATTTCCCATACACGTGCAGCTGCAGGCACCCATGTTGTCAGGCAGCGAGGAGGAGCAGTCGACGCGCCGCCCCTTTGAGTTCCTGACGAGCATCTTCAAGCGTCGGCGAGAACACGAGTGCGAGACCGAGACCGAGGACGAGGCTACTTCCATTaacaccacccccaccgccgccaccgccaccaggcAGCCGGACATCACCCTGCGTGGTATGTAGATGTCTCTcgcatttccattttcctttctcctcccttttcactAAACTCTTATGCCGCTTCTTTTATCATGTTCTCGTCACCATTTCACCCTCACATCACTGTTCGTGCTGTCGTTCATGGTACACGCACTGAAGGGGCTTATATAAGGGCCgtattggggaggcggtgactgaacagatagcgagacggcctcgtgttcaggaggacgcgagttcaatccccgcccggtgccaccaagctgggatttttcagccgccgccgagtggcttaaaactacccacatgctgtccagaagaccacctatcaacccggactctagattctaggattaaagatgagctccgggagggcagcatgagccaatgcaagatggcgccactataaacactcgcctgcgccagaacgggctgggccgaccatcaggccccaccgggaagaagccttggaccgaccatcaggatccgccgggaagaagcctaccggtgcagtaggcctagacgtaaaaaaaaaaataataataatacaccatcgcttctcacatcaactatttgtaaaggtcaaagaggggatcaatctgtttttcatgagtgtttttaaggttcatggcacagaagaagggtcaaactaccaccagggtcataaaactacccctggaaaggcctacagctcctacgaaagccatgtcaaatatgtgaacttgggcgacgaaatgttttaaaatacgaccacgtgtccacgatcttccaaaactACAGTAGATTTCgacgaaggacgacggtattactcaccatcagcagcagcagcaataacatgaaacaaatgagaaccacgctagcggaaatcgtggtttgactgaagatccacgaaaaagttgccaagtgtaatagcccctttagccaTTCCTTGCTATCCAATCACTCATTCACAAACCACATTTCCCACTCCTTCGCACGCTTACTCACggtgcttcccctcctcctgctgcatcATTGATCACTTGCATGGTAAATTTCCTAGCGGCCTTTCATTCTTCACTCCTACTCGCTCGCTCATACACACTACTACCCATGTATGTAtgaatttgtgtatgtgtgtatagcgAAGGACTGGGTATGAAAGACAGAGATACACGCAGACAGATGGAGAAATgataaggtaaactgtggtaacctggatgtcttGGTGTAATGTgtccttacccaccacaggctcaagggccaatgtgacggagttGACCACCGCAGCTACACAACTattgcgtatgcccccaactttacctttaccatttaaaccacccacgccaccgctcTTAGGCTGAGGTTGTtggcccgcccgcccgcccaatGCAACACTTCACACGTCATTTCAACAAGCTATAGCCAGTTACTGAACTCCATGTAATTCCGCACCTAAAAGGATCCTCAATTTTCTAGTCTTTGAACTTTAAGTATCTGTCATGCTAAGTTTTTTACTGTTtcaatttaattatatttttatcGTTTATTATAGCTTAGCCTAAATGTACTAGCTTTTCATGTCCACTTTTATTGCATGGCATGTAGGTGTTGCCAcatattttctccttatttcttacAAATTTGTTAAAACAgttttgttatcatcatcatcaccatcatcatcattaatatcattattattatcattatctttattgctATTTCACACTGATACTACCTATTAATGCATAGAATTTggccgctccacacacacacacacacacacacacacacacacacacacacacaggtgccgaCGTACACATTGAATGCTGCACCACACTGATCAATAACTCCATGAAGCAGGCCGGGGAGGAGCGACTGGAACCCTGCAAGCTGCCAGACACCTCTAGTGCTGCCCCCGCTTTCCTCATTCCTCACTCCACGCTCCTCACACCTTCCCCCGCCCTCTCCTAgttctctttcctcactcttcaTACCTCCGTCACTAattaatttcttcattttctttccttctgtcacgCTTCTCCTACATCTCGTGCCTCTCTTCCTTAGGTAGATaattcctcccatttcttcactCTTGAATTCCTTCCTGCTGCATCCTCATTTCACTCGTATAACGTTTCCGTTTCTCCTTTTACCTCTTACCTCATTCCTTTTAGCCCTCGTACCTCTACCTCGTTTACTCCATTTTCTACCTCACTTCTCACTTTCACCTCTCACATTCCTCCCTCATgaggtttttttttcctcaaatTTCGTCTCCGCTCCTTCCCTCCAGTCTTTCATTCCTCCTGATTCCACATAaatgccttccctccctcacacctcccctTTATTCTATCCGTTCCCTCCCTTACTGCAGTCACTCAGCCTGTCGAGGGAAGAGACTGACAACACCCACACGCCGCAGAAATTTACCTGGAAAAATGGTGAAATTTATACACGCCCTCTTCCTAATTCTTATACATATTTCCCAAGGTTATGCAcgcgctatgtgtgtgtgtgtgtgtgtgtgtgtgtgtgtgtgtgtgtgtgtgtgtgtgtgtgtgtgtgtgtgtgtgtgtgtaatattgaTTGAAGGTGCTCACTATGGAGGACTGGGTTAATGCCCTCACAAATATAGTGAGTATGAATAATGACATGTGAGCTACAGAATGGGttggtggcacacacacacacacacacacacacacacacacacacacacacacacacacacacacacacacacacacacacacacacacacacacacactttagtttTACAACTTCACAAACTGTATCGCAGCTTGACGGCCATTCAATCCAGCGTTAAGGCTCCAAGTCATTCCAATATATTAGGCCTGCCCTGAGGATGTACTGCAGTAAAGAACATTAGAACGCTGTATACTCTTTTAGACTGCTTATAACAACACATGCGCCTATATGTCACAAGTCACCGCCTATCACACCACTCAAATCGCCATGTTTCACTTTGACATCCATctcacatttccttcctttcatctcaacGTTCATGCATTAATGTGGAATATGTCCTTTATGTTTATTGTTCATCACTGTCTCGATACtcaagggtcgtattataagacatttcgccgcccaagaacacatatttgacaaggctttcctaggagttgtgggcatttccaggggtagttttatgaccctggtggtaatgtgacccttcttctgtaccatgaacctgaagaaacactcattacaacccgactgaccccctctttgacctttagaaataggtgatgtgagaagccaaagtgtcttataatacccaCCTAAGTGTTTTCCAACGGGTCTCCCACCACAGGTCCGGATGATGGTCAGAGCTGGGCACGTGACGACATGGCCTCCCCGCCGAGGAGGCTTCTGGCGGCGGCTTGCTTGGAGGCCTCGGTGACGCTGCTAGAGGATGGGGACGTGGGCGCGGCGGTGGGGGCCGTGCACCACACTCCCGTCAAGTCCCGCGACATAGGAATTGACATGGAGGCCATCAGACTCTCCCGGCAGGACAACCCTTACCTGCAGGTGGGTGCACAGTGAGCCGTGATGGCgatgtgtggtggtggcggcagtggtggtgattagtGAGTGGTGttggggcagtggtggtgattagtGAGTGGTGttggggcagtggtggtgattagtGAGTGGTGTTGGGGCAATGGTGGTGATTAGTGAGTGGTGttggggcagtggtggtgattagtGCGTGGTGttggggcagtggtggtgattagtGCGTGGTGttggggcagtggtggtgattagtGAGTGGTGttggggcagtggtggtgattagtGCGTGGTGttggggcagtggtggtgattagtGAGTGGTGttggggcagtggtggtgattagtGAGTGGTGttggggcagtggtggtgattagtGAGTGGTGttggggcagtggtggtgattagtGCGTGGTGttggggcagtggtggtgattagtGCGTGGTGttggggcagtggtggtgattagtGAGTGGTGGTAATGGGTGTATTGGCGTATTtaatgatggtcgtggtggtgatgataggggtGATGAGTGCTGAGTAGTGGTGCGCCCTTGAGTCATTATCAACGAAGCGATGTGTTGTTAGGTGCGCACCCTCCAAAGGAAGCCGCGAGGCGTGCTGATGCTTAGATGTGACATGCAGGGACACGCCAGTAAGGCAACACTTGGGGAGACGCTGATGGTGTCCTTGCGAATCTGCCGACGACAATTATTTCACATGTGATATTCTTAACGCCGTGTGATGCACTGCTCATGCTACGCGCCGCCCGGCTGATGTGGCGGTGACTGGTGAGAAGCTGTCTGCTCTGGACCACGACGCTGCCTCTTCATTTATTCAAACACAAAACTCGTCGCACAAAAGAGTATACTCTGGAAATAGCAAAAACAGTATGATGCCCGAACGAGGTTAAGTTCTCGAGGTGACGATGCTGTTCAAGTTGtagtaggaaaaataaatatggaaagagATTGTGTTCCGGGAATTACagggagaagatagaaaagaacacTTATTACTAACTCACATTAAGAGGAATGAAACAGTATGCCTCCGTGGCGCAGTGGTTATCACGAGTAGCTACGAATCCGAGGGCTTAGGACCGAGGAAGTCGGCGCCCAGCTCAAccagctcttcttcctctctgtctgggtCGCCGATAAATGGAACCTGGAGAGATCTGAGGAAGGAAAACTGTGGTATCTCAGATGTTACACCTGTCATGTGACTCAGGGGTCTTACCCACCTCAGGCTAAAATGCCAAttagatggagatgagcacctaggccactatagtctgttcacttaagtctgccccaagctggcaacataaacctaagcgtgttcgtaagcacagtgcagaatagcagaaagtgctgcgtgagataaacacaaacagaggttaaagaaaacttggaagccatagcagcagccaatcagcacgcagcttgcaaacacgcttaggtttatgtcagcttgggtcggacttaagtgaacagactatagcaacTCAGACCATTCCCCATTTTTTATCTCTACACACCAGCAAACAAATGCAACTCTCCCGTTCTGCAGTGGACTCAATAAGGCTGCCCTCACGAGACAACGGATGGCAAGCTGGGGTTTGGGCTCCGCTCAggccgagttttttttttttttttttttgttctgatgGGGAGCGGTCACTATCCCCCCTTCAGTaaggataatgtgtgtgtgtgtgtgtgtgtgtgtgtgtgtgtgtgtgtgtgtgtgtgtgaggtcacaTCAGTATACCCATAGATTAGTTAAACGAGATCCAAAGCTCACTCCGGGAGGGTATTAGCTGgcaatcaggccgtggtgaattttacacacacacacacacacacacacacacacacacacacacacacacacacacacacacacacacccggtagctcagtggatagagcgtctgcctcacaaccagaaggaccggggttcgagtccccggccgggtgaagataagttgggtttatcttctttcacgtgtagcccctgttcacctagcaatgagtaggtacgcgacgtcaggcaaggagttgtgagtggtctcagttctacccaaagatcggtactatgagctctgtgctcttccgtaggggaacggctggctgtctcgagagagacccgcagcagaccaagaggtgaattacacacacacacacacacacacacacacacacacacacgtattcctATGATTCAGTATATGTAGAGGCAAAATGTGGAGAGGTAGACAGTGTCCCGTGTTCATTAGTGCGAACAGCACGTATCGACCCTTTGCATGTTCCTGTGTTCGGTTCTCGAGTTGTTCATCTTGCAAGTATTTGATAATTTTTCTTTTGTGCTGAAGTGTGAagcgtaaaatgaagtaaataaaaattGCGTTGCTACATACGTGCGCTCCTCAGGATAACATCGCAGATAGCTATTGCTCTTCAATTATTAAGAAAGGACGTGAGGCACGCCACGTGACCGCCACCACTGCCACAGCTCTAGCCACTGTGCGGTCGCCGCTCAGGGCCGACGGGACGCCGCGCGGCTCCCGGCTTCTGCTGGAACTgtgtttaacattttttttcctgtgcTTGTTGTGGAGTTGGATTTGTGTTTATTATATTGCCCTGAAGCAATGTGCGCCATGAGGACCCGTGGCCTCAGTCCGAGGGTTATGTTTGGCTTCCGCCGAGTGAAGGTGAGTGTCAGCAAGAGGAGTGTTGTTAACGTTGGTTGCCTGGAGGAAACAATTTTCAGAAAGGCTGTGCAGCTGTCGACGTGACAGACACCATCTGAACCAGCATAATGCTCATGAGCTTAATTTTAATGTTACAGAGAGTGGCGGAGTCCCAGACCACactgacggaggaggaagaggccgcgGAGGACGTGGGCGGCAGCCAGCAGGAGGACCGTGCTCACCTCGTGACGCAGGTAAGCCAGCGGCCACACTGTGCCGTACTACCTTGCAAGTCTAGTTTGCTGCAAAGACAGTGCCATCATAGTTTTATGTTCTCATTATTgaacctgatatatatatatatatatatatatatatatatatatatatatatatatatataatatatatatatatatatatatatatatatatatatatatatatatatatatatatatatatatatatatatatatatatatatatatatatatatatatatatatataatagtaaaAGGTCTCATAAAAATAGCCGCTGAACCCCTTGCCGCACAAAAACTGAAGCATATCGTGCGTCAAGGGGCTAATATAGTTGAAAAGTTTCGTTGCGTTAATTAGCATGGGTAAGGGCAGGATCAAGGGTAAGGGGTTCCCGCTGGATTACTGTACATAACACGAGTCCGTGTGTATGCAGTGTCACAGGGACCGTTAGTGAATATgccttccctcattcctcgcCTTCATgaaccttccctcctctcaggCAAGTCAGGAGGGGGCGCTTTCTCTCTCTGAAGTTCATGAACATCTCATTCGGTCTCCACCTCCCACCTCGGTGCCTAGAACTCTCCCAAAGAGTGTGTTCGTCTTCCCATTGAACAAGGGGATGGAGGGACCCAACGCTCAGGTAAGTAAAAAAAACTTAGTTATTCATTATGAGAATCATGAGTACAAAGTGTTTAACTAGATTATATATTTTGCGCCTCTCTGGCCCTTAAGCATCTGATGCCCCTCTCGACAAAATTCTTGGCtggattcttcttcctcctcttcttcttcttctttttctttttctttttcttcttctttttctgcttaatcctctttttcttcattcttcttcctcttactcctttcttctccttcttttctttttcttcttcttcttcttcttcttcttcttcttattattattattattattattattatttcccttttttcttctcttttccttctttcttttctt is a genomic window containing:
- the LOC126984992 gene encoding uncharacterized protein LOC126984992 codes for the protein MWVAQNTPELQAPMLSGSEEEQSTRRPFEFLTSIFKRRREHECETETEDEATSINTTPTAATATRQPDITLRGPDDGQSWARDDMASPPRRLLAAACLEASVTLLEDGDVGAAVGAVHHTPVKSRDIGIDMEAIRLSRQDNPYLQRVAESQTTLTEEEEAAEDVGGSQQEDRAHLVTQASQEGRFL